The DNA segment GTATAAAAAAGCGAGGTGTTCAAAATCGATCGGTAGGATAACCTCGGTTTTTAGCTTTAGTATTGTAAGAGTTCTTGAGAACCTTAACAACGTCAAGATCTTTTTTCTTACTTAAGCGCTCTATTGTAATGATTTGCTTCTTCCTTACCACTGCACCCTCATGTTGATTTATGAAGTCCACTCAATAGTTGTCGGCAATTTGGCTTCTGTGGAAAGTAATGATTGCATTACTAAACAGTGTTTCGTCGAATCAGctcaaatcgaaaatttttcatacacacCAACACTACTTCCATATttgctcatatatgtatgtacatatttatgtaaatacatatgcgATGCAAATTTACTATCTGATAGAACCAAGTATAAAATAAAGCTCGATTCAACCATTTGCTTAAACTAATAAAAAccttatttttatctttttgcaGATCTTCGTTGACTGAATCTTGCAACTATAAAATCAAACTATTAACAATATTAAGCAGATATTGGCGAAAAGTGTGGCAGAACATCACCTGCCTGTGAAAAACGAATCGCAAATACGCAGCCACTCGAAATTGCACGCCAACATCCAGCGCACTCACGCTCCACACCTCGCccctgcacacatacatacatacgcacacatgtGGAACGTTGCAACAGCTGCGCTAATCCATTAGAGGCAACGTATGTGATTGACTgacaactaaaactaaaatatttattcatcaaTTGcgataatttgttgttttcaacaATTTCCTACCGCGCCTCCGTAAACGccgttacatatacatatttaccttACCTGGCGCCTTGCTTTTATTGGAATttactgttattgtttttactgTCAGCGGCATATACAATACGCATTGTTGCAGCAATATTGTGATTGCAAGTTacgacggcaacaacaacaacaagagcaacgcGTCTCAACTTCAGGAATTTCTATTCAGAGTACACATTTCGCACATCGCCGCCAAAATTGTGCTTAAACCGGAGATTCGTCGCCAAAATGATAGGACGTCTATTTCGTGCACACGGTGAATTTTGTGCTTCCCATCCGTGGGAGGTTATTGTGGCGCTACTCACGCTGACGGCATGCATGCTGACAGTTGACAAGCAAGCCGGTGGTGGCGGCGTCGGCGCCGGCGTTGCCTCCATGGCGGCGTCGTCGGCAACATCCAGTCGACATCGTCCCTGTCACGGTTGGAGTCAGTCGTGTGACGGTCTGGAAGCCGAGTACAATGCCGCCGACGTGATACTGATGACGATTGTACGCTGCACGGCAGTGCTTTATTGCTACTACCAGTTTTGCAGCCTGCACAAGCTCGGTTCCAAGTACATTCTAGGTGAGTACCTACACGATGTGGGAGTATGAAACTTTTATGTTGAGGGACAGTTAAATTGCAAGCAAACCTTTGATTTTGGGAAAGTTTTGctttactttgaaaaaaagcacaattttttattttatttataaaggaTGGCTAAAAGTATTATGTAATTATCATATTTCATagcacatttttataccctgaacagggtacattaagtttgtcacaaagtttgtaacacccagaaggaatcgtccgAGAAcctataaagaatatatataaatgatcagtatgtcgagctgagtcgatttaggtatatattatttcctaaagcaacaatgtaatctccgaagaaattgatcagatcggttgactatagcatatagcttccatacaaactgaatacatagttactaacagaaatgcacctgtgaagggtatttagcttcggtgcaacgttttttcttgttttacaatTATAAACAAAACTGGAAGGTcaaagttcgggtgcaaccaaatATTTCATACTATTGCAACTTGAAAAAATCAAGGCCATTCAAACACTTTAAGCTAAGCCAAGTTTTCgcacaaattaatttatttttggcacaaagatacactgttatgaataaatcactctctcttattttcattgggatacctcacattttggccgatatatgcggtaatAAGCCAcctggaagtttgaaaatctttgtattaggtatgcgggggctaagggaagtatatGTTCGATTCGacgcatttttgacatacaaacaaaccaTTATAAGGGAAGGATTATTTCAcacatttaccgatatttttgatcaaaagtcaactataggtaccgtgGTCTAAATATTCCGTACCTAGggccttgaacagtttttatttaaccgaatttttggtcataaggtggttCACACCAAAGccacaccaaatttcatcaagatatcacaatttttactcaagttacagcttgcacggacggacggatggacggacagacaaacagacagtcaaccggaattcaatttttctcgtcatcttgatcatttatatatatgtatataaccctatatctatctcgatttttggtgatacgtacaaccgttaagtgaaatataatactctgtagcaactggttgcaagagtataaaaaccgcAGCTTCGTTTAATTTCTCAGGGATCAACAAGTCATGGACAAATTGTTCCATGTCAAATGTATTTATATCACAGTGAACATTAGAACACCCTAGgcaagaagaaaaaattatcaaatgaaATCATGCACAACCCTTAAATTTTCTCTCCAACCCTCCTAAATATCCTTATATTGcccaaaatgcaaaatattaagaaatcagACAAACAGCTGATATAAAGGAATTAGGTCTTCTAAAGTAAAGGTGGAATAGCAATACCGAAGATACGATTACAAaggtacatataaaattgtgattaaattgaaaggtgaattttgtccatttaatttctttcaaagtagtcccctcccgctgcaatacacttatgccaacgaattttccagtcatcatagcacttgaaaaaatcctccgtcatgatggccatcagagacttcttcgattcagcttttatatcctcaattgagttaaaacggtgtcctcggagtggtaatttgcttaatagccagaagttacacgaaggtaaatcaggcgaatgcggtggttgtggcacgatattagtgaaaaatgtggcgaaatgatcacgaataaccaaagcagtatgagatggtgcattatcgcacttctttgtcagacatagtaaaaatcgaagaattcacttttagagcctcacaaaacgacgcgtatctcaaatactaatgaatattttgaggtgaaatttagcatagacgTCAccaacagtactaccaacttaccgAAAAAAAACTTATCAATTCGAAagcacgcgaagtataaattaaacattttatcacGGTAGTGGTATAGAATAGGATAGATGAGATATCCCTTAACTGCctgatatactatgtatgtaggAGCGCTCGAACAGAGAGCGACAAATCGAAGAGGActacaattttgcatttaataCTCTAAAGCTTTTTCTgacatgttttgtttttttgcatacTAAAAGCATTGCTGTGACGGCCTTAGCGataatttcggaattttttattaaagaaatagcTTTATTAAATTATCATTAATAAATTCAAGGTATACGTCATTGAAAAGTAAGTATAATCTACTTACGGTTTGATTCGTAGCattgaacatacatatttactaaatgACCAAAATAATGACCACCAACGAGATTATTCATTTGTTTACCCGTGCTCTTGGAAGAATTGGCGAAAATTCGCATGCTTGAACGACACTTAAAGTGCCCTTAAAGCGATTGTGCTCTTGTTCACCTAGATTTGGGAGGTAACCACAGTTCAATGCTTCGCTGACAATGGTAAGGCTGCGGTGCTTTTATTTGCAGTTATTAAATATCGACGCACATGCGCAGTTTCACAACACCTTTAATAGTATGGTATTCAAtagtaattgtttttgtttgctgttttgACCATCAACATTGAGCGATTGAGCATTGGCCTCGAAAAGTATGATTGAGGTGTAAAATTTGCACTACTGACTGACTGATTGAAGAATATATAGCACTCAGATAGACAGCCAAACGGACGAACGGATGCACACGCAGTCGCTAGCTGGCCTATGGCTATCTAATGCTAACCTTCAACTTAAACTGCTAAACACTATTTATGCGGAATTTGCCGTTTCGCTTGAGTTTTACACGCAATAATTTGTTTTGAGCGCGCTTTTTCAGTTTCGATATACAATCGGCGACTACTTGTTGGTCATAATCATACCAACatcactacatacatacatacttatgttttgAACATATTAATTCAGTTTCATATGTATGCATTCCATACACAGTGGCTGGCTGCGCTTAGAAACCGAAATGTTTACTGTACATAGGTGTAGCTTTCGCAAATTACAAGTGCAAGTGAGTTAATGCTAATAGAATGAGCTAACATTGTCTCAAAAGGCAAATATGTGGAtgtttaaacataaaatatgatGTCAGCGTTGAGGAGTTTTGCTAGATCTATGCTTTAACACTGAAccaaaagtgaaattatttagCCACGAAGAGCGCGAAACTCTTTACCTGAAGCTTAATTTCCCGGCTTGTGGCAGTTCATATTCTTATTGGACTCCGCTCTGAGAATGCTGTAATATTTGTTGAACAATTTTCTAAGTTTTGATTTATGTGAGTTCGTTTAGTTAGCGACAGAAAACCTTAGTCCATTTTCCGTTTCAATGTCCATGCAAAAACCTCAGttaacttacacacacatacatatgtatgtgtgcacatatatgtaagtgcatgTATAGTTTCTAAGCATGCACTGTTGTTGCGATTAATAACGCATGTACAATTGCGAATGTTCAAGCGCGAATTCGCAAATCAATTTAATTGCAGTTACGTGCCGTATGGTAAATGTTCgtacgtgtgtgcgtgtgtgcgtgtgtgcgtgtgtgtgtaaggCGTTTTCACTTGCGTCGTTTTATTGCCACCAAAAGTGGAGTATTTTAGTGAAACGACATTTTTAAAAGTGCGCACAGCAGCTCACCAGCCAGCATACATATTCACTAAATTTGCTGTAAACTTCACACCGAAGGCCGTTTAATGTTCGCGCTCGTGTTTTAATGATCTCTCAAATTATTTTACTGCTGCATTGAAAGGAAAGAATTAACAATGCCATTTAGTGCTCGTCAAACTGTTCAACTGTCAATGCAATTAACATTCGCCTTTGCCTCTGCTGCTGTAGTCGATGGGGCTGCAGCGTTCGCAGAGCTTCTGCGCCgcaaaaagcataaaaacgGTTTGCATAAAACAACAGTTGCTAATACCTTGAGTTCTTTATTGAAGCAAACGCAAGTGGCTCAGCATATTCTAGAATGTGCCACACATCTGTTGCCATAATCTTGGCGTGGCAAAAATCCCataggcacacatacatacatacatacatatacagtctCTTTTAGTCTATAGGTCCTTTaggctacatacatacactctaTATATCCATTTTGCTGAATTCTTTAAGAAAGTggtatttgtttaatattaacGGTTACaaagtatgtataagtatagcatacatactatacatatacatagtacatctaaatattgtataaatgcATGtaggtaggtatgtatgtatgtatgtatatacatagacgtactttgttttatatgtttCCTAAATACGGTGACAGCATATAACAATAGAAGCTTTCCGCTGATTTATGGTTAATCGCAAGATGtaccagtgtgtgtgtgtgggacaTGTGTGCATTACGTTCATTGGTAATATCCATTAAGGCACTCCATAATTCAATGAGATTTTCAACATTTGAGTTgccgactggcgcgctgttgttaactcggctataatcgcgtaagcggtgtctacgccagtaaagaagaagaagacatttTATTAGTGTGTCTAATCTTTACGGAAGAAGATTAAAGTGtctaaagttttaatttaaaccaGCTTTTTGCGTTTCTGAAGAGTTAGCTCTAAACAAGGTCCTTCGTAGGTATTTCAGTTCTGTATATATTATCCACTGGAAGAAGTTTTCACACATTCGTTTCGATTGATTTAACGGACAACGTTCGGTCTGTTTAACGTGGATACCTGCTGACTACAGCCTTaccccacggcgctcaaaagtacagcggatcaaatcaatgagTTCGCATGAGCTGGTTGGAGCGAAATCCAAAGGCTCCGGTACATCGAGCATTCTGTAATTATATACACCCAGTTCTCTACCCCCGCCCCACAAAAACCACAAGAAGGTCATGACCCGTAACCACAAAACCCtgactcagacaaaatctgaagtctgggttaccCTCAACAACTGCCCTTAagcagcattgccaccgttttTTCCGTCGATATGTCCACCTCCACACATAAACCCCAAGTATTTACAATCTCTAAGAGATGCCCTCTCGCCCGCTCTAGCTCAGGCCACGAGCGTCTTTCGACTAGAAGAAGAAGGTCGCATAACACTTACAGAGTGGCTAGAGCTGCCCAAACAAAGAGTCCATCATAAGGTTCCTAAAATATGGACCATAGATAAAACCTAACGGGCAGCCACGATGCACTCCaatctccacactcccattcatgccgacTAGAGAGGCCTCTCTGTCCGAAAAGTAACTCTTCCAAAGGGTAAATTCCGGTAAGCCAAGCTCCACCAGCCAttgcaccactcgatcccagcttaggtagtCCAACGACCCCTTGAAGTCAGCAAATATGCCAAGGACATACTTTTTGACATTCTCCAGAACGATATTCTGGACATGAAACCAAGCATCCTTTATACTGCGTCCTTTTCTGAACTCATACTGCCTGTCCGACCACATAGcccgcgttagctcctgaagccaTTCCACCATaactctttccagcacttttccaagtactgggaGGAGACTAATGCCCCGATAAGAACGAGGATCACTCCTGATCTTATCTGGGGACTTCAGAAGAGGAACAACCTTAATTAAATGGACAGACCAAAATATTCGCACCTAAAacggtaatattttttttagagtgtCAGCTTTCTCGATCATCCTCATTTTACAGTCATCCACatcactttgtttttttttttttgttttttttttttagctcttTCGTCACCAATAATCTTTGGTGCATaacataaaaaactattttgggTATACCCTAGTGTGCATTTATTCCATTTGATATAACAAATACCTGTTACCTCAACATAATATTCGCAATCACATTTCGCATTCAGCGTGCGCCGACCATTCAATTAATTGAgccatttataataaattttacttcaCAGGAATTGCTGGACTATTTACGATCTTCTCTAGTTTTATCTTTACGACGACAATAATAAAGTTCCTTGGCAGTGATATGTCCGATTTAAAGTGAGTAAAGCAATAACCAATCATACAATGTAAATTAATATTAGCAattgaattattaattaataaaattacatattttcctGATGCCCCCAGAGATGCACTGTTTTTTATGCTCCTGGTTATTGATCTCACAAATTCTGGCACACTCGCGCAATTGGCGCTCTTCGGCACGAATCAGGCCGAAGTGACGAATAACATAGCGCGTGGCTTAGAATTGCTGGGACCGGCCATAACCTTAGATACGATTGTGGAGACGCTTGTAATTGGTGTGGGAACGCTGTCGGGCGTGCAGCGTCTCGAGGTGCTGTGCACATTCGCCGTTATGTCGGTGATAGTGAATTATGTGGTCTTTATGACCTTCTATCCAGCCTGTTTGTCGCTGATACTCGACTTGTCACGCAACGGCATGGACATGTCGTTAGTGCGCGCTAAGGCCAAAGACTCCATATTGTTGAAGGCGCTGAACGACGAGGAGCAGAAGACGAATCCGGTAGTGCAACGCGTGAAAATCATAATGACCACCGGTCTGATGGTTGTGCACATCTACAGCCGCATCGTCTTCTCGAACAGTGAATACGAGACGGTGGATAAGAAATTGACGCCGCAATTGAATTTGAATGCGAACAGCAGTCGCACGGAGTCGGGTGAAATTACGGATATGATCATCAAGTAAGTATACCACTTCAGTTGAAGGGATGTAATATCACGAACGAGGctgtacattttctttacatttttcacTGCTTCCGCCGGTTTTGGCGTAGTGGTTTCCTTGACCCCACGTTTTCTTACAATTACTTAACATAACATGTATTCCAATTTAATGAGTTACAAATCTACATTATCTGCCTTACTCTCTCTCTAGATGGCTTACTATGAGCGCTGACCAGATTGTCATACTAATCTTGCTCATTGCTTTGGTGGTGAAGTTCATCTTCTTCGAACATCGACACGAGCTGCGCGATCAACTGCGTCAGTCCACAGTCGCCCTTGCGGCGAAAACTTCCCAAACTCAAGCCTTGAACGAAGTCGATGAGGCCGCCATAGTTTCGCCGATGCTTGCCACTGTCGACGACTCGAGTCAAACCGAAATTGTTGGCTCGCTGCCCGAGCTCATTGTTACGCCTCCCGGCGCCAACTTACGCAGCCATCGCGCCCCACTATTCACCATCGAGGAGCAAAATCTCGTTAATGCATATACACAAACCGATAGCATAACCGATGTAAACCAATTGCTGCCACTGGTGAAGAGTCAGGTCGAGCCACGGCCGCCCCGCTCACTCCAAGAATgcctacaaattattcaatccACCGAAGAGGGCTGCAACGCTGCCAACCTCACCGATGAAGAAATCACTTTAGTCGTTAATGGCGCCAGTCAATACTGCCCCTTACACAATATCGAATCTATACTGGATGACCCGGTACGTGGTGTGAACTTACgtaggaaaataatttttgagcgTGCCAAAGTACCAGCGGAACGTATGGATTGCCTACCCTATCTGCACTTCGATTACCGCAAAGTGATGAACGTCTGTTGTGAGAATGTCATTGGCTACGTGCCCATACCGGTGGGCTATGCCGGTCCACTATTGCTAGATGGCAACAAATATTTCGTGCCCATGGCAACCACCGAAGGCGCACTGGTCGCTTCTACCAATCGGGGCTGCAAAGCACTCTCGGTGCGCGGCGTCATTTCGCATGTGGAGGATGTGGGCATGACGCGTGCACCCTGCGTGCGCTTCGGCAGCATTTCACGCGCTGTGGAGGCGAAAAATTGGATTTACAATGAAAAgaactataaaaaaatcaagAGCGAATTCGATTCAACATCGCGTTTTGGTCGCCTGAAGGAATGCCTGATCGCCATCGATGGTCCACAGCTATACATTCGTTTTGTGGCGTTGACAGGCGATGCCATGGGCATGAATATGGTGTCCAAAGGTGCTGAGATGGCGCTGAGATGCATTAAAAAGGAGTTCCCCGACATGCAAATCATATCGCTGAGTGGCAATTTCTGTTGCGACAAGAAACCGGCAGCAATCAACTGGATCAAGGGTCGCGGCAAATGTGTGGTAACCGAGTGCATCATACCGGCTCAAACCCTGCGCACTGTACTGAAAACGGACGCCAAAACCTTGGTGGAGTGCAACAAATTGAAGAACATGTCCGGCAGCGCTATGGCGGGCAGTATAGGTGGTAAGTAAAAGATAAAATACTTCTTTCTAATAAATCCACAAaccatttttctattaaatttcccacttattttgcatttatattcGTACTTTTGTCGCAGGAAACAACGCACACGCAGCCAACATGGTGACGGCCGTTTTCCTAGCCACCGGTCAAGACCCCGCACAAAATGTGACATCTAGCAATTGCTCCACCGGCATGGAATGCTGGGGCCCGAACAATGACGATTTATACATGACCTGCACGATGCCTTCATTGGAGGTGGGCACCGTTGGCGGCGGCACCGGCCTGCCCGGTCAGGGCGCATGCCTGGACATGTTGGGCGTGCGAGGCGCTAATCACGCGCATCCCGGCGAAAATGCCAAGAAACTGGCACAAATTGTGTGCGCCACAGTGATGGCGGGTGAAATAAGTCTGATGGCGGCGCTGGTCAATAGTGACCTAGTTAAGAGTCACATGCGTCACAATAGGTGAGTACAATGCAAACGCCAACaatattgtgtgtgtgtgtgtatgtgtgtttattttttgctttcgcaTTCACAGGTCTTCCGTGGCTATCGCAGCAGGCAGCAAAGGAAGCGCGCTAAATGTAACGGTTTCGAGTTGCAGCAGCATCAGCTAAGGCCCCGCGCATAAATCCCACTTGTTAACCCAACAGTTGTTATTCAAATCACATTATTGTGCAAACATCAGTGGTACGCACAAAACTCGTTGAAAAGCACAACGGCAGCGCTGACTGTGGTCATCTGAAGAGCGATTGCGAAGTGCGAttgtgcaacaaaaacaaaaaaaccattcTCCACTATCGCTTGAACAATGTATCTACGAAACTATATAGAGGTGTTGAGCGCTGGCTGCTGTAACATAGGAAAGCAAACTCTCTAACGCATTTACAACCttcacacatacagacatacatatatgggagCAGGCATTAAAGTAAGAATCACGTGCagcaaaaaaattgataaatgttTGCAAGTAATGCTTTAACGCGTGTAGTATGCAAAttactacatatttacatatatatgtatataatatatgtactttatgaaAAACCGAAAACAGATCATTTATATCACTAAGAAAATCCAAACCTAGTAGTTTGTTAAATTTGCAACGACaattgaatatatacatatatggcatataaataaattatataattagatAGCAGTAAAGTGCAAAGATCTGCACCGATTAGCTCATACAAAGTTCACGAAGTACCAAACGGCTGAATGCATtggcaaaaaagtaaacaaaaacagaaTGCATAGAGTTTTACTAGCTAGACGCatttaaaaacttcaacaaagCTAACCTGTCAACTAAATGTAACGCTCCATGAAACACACGTATATTCGACCCCACACTGGCAACATCGGAGCCCTACATCTTGTTTGCCTTTGGAGTCTTGAGTTCATAAAACAGGTGCATGGGCCAGTCGGCGCTGTTctaattcacacacacacacatatacaaacaaaacatacccacatacatacatatgactaTTTATTGTAAGCGCATACACATGTACCCGCCATTTGTATCCGAATACCTGTTCCTTTCCAGCGGAAGCCTTGCATACGTTTTGCGATCGTTTATGCTCGTTGCAATTGACCATTATGCTttctaatttattaatattgcgAAAATCGTttcaagttatttttattttatgttcaaaatagaggtttttttccttatttttggttttatttaatttaagcattcaaacatatacaaaaaaataaataaattgtagaaagtattttaagtcatattaattatttcttgtaAGGTTGTAAAATCAAATGATTTAACTtattaatatacaaattatgtAAGATGTTTAGGAATATCATGTAAAAAGCG comes from the Bactrocera neohumeralis isolate Rockhampton chromosome 2, APGP_CSIRO_Bneo_wtdbg2-racon-allhic-juicebox.fasta_v2, whole genome shotgun sequence genome and includes:
- the LOC126761888 gene encoding 3-hydroxy-3-methylglutaryl-coenzyme A reductase, whose protein sequence is MIGRLFRAHGEFCASHPWEVIVALLTLTACMLTVDKQAGGGGVGAGVASMAASSATSSRHRPCHGWSQSCDGLEAEYNAADVILMTIVRCTAVLYCYYQFCSLHKLGSKYILGIAGLFTIFSSFIFTTTIIKFLGSDMSDLKDALFFMLLVIDLTNSGTLAQLALFGTNQAEVTNNIARGLELLGPAITLDTIVETLVIGVGTLSGVQRLEVLCTFAVMSVIVNYVVFMTFYPACLSLILDLSRNGMDMSLVRAKAKDSILLKALNDEEQKTNPVVQRVKIIMTTGLMVVHIYSRIVFSNSEYETVDKKLTPQLNLNANSSRTESGEITDMIIKWLTMSADQIVILILLIALVVKFIFFEHRHELRDQLRQSTVALAAKTSQTQALNEVDEAAIVSPMLATVDDSSQTEIVGSLPELIVTPPGANLRSHRAPLFTIEEQNLVNAYTQTDSITDVNQLLPLVKSQVEPRPPRSLQECLQIIQSTEEGCNAANLTDEEITLVVNGASQYCPLHNIESILDDPVRGVNLRRKIIFERAKVPAERMDCLPYLHFDYRKVMNVCCENVIGYVPIPVGYAGPLLLDGNKYFVPMATTEGALVASTNRGCKALSVRGVISHVEDVGMTRAPCVRFGSISRAVEAKNWIYNEKNYKKIKSEFDSTSRFGRLKECLIAIDGPQLYIRFVALTGDAMGMNMVSKGAEMALRCIKKEFPDMQIISLSGNFCCDKKPAAINWIKGRGKCVVTECIIPAQTLRTVLKTDAKTLVECNKLKNMSGSAMAGSIGGNNAHAANMVTAVFLATGQDPAQNVTSSNCSTGMECWGPNNDDLYMTCTMPSLEVGTVGGGTGLPGQGACLDMLGVRGANHAHPGENAKKLAQIVCATVMAGEISLMAALVNSDLVKSHMRHNRSSVAIAAGSKGSALNVTVSSCSSIS